GCGGTAATTTTCTTGGCCATGAGGCACTCCAGTTACGGGTTCGAACGCCAATCAAGGCTCCCCGGTTACTTGCACGTTTATCCCAGTGACGAAAAAACCCCACAGCCTAGGGCTACGGGGTGTGGGATTCTCGCTCAGCTAGACCTTTTCGACCTGACTGAACTCAAGCTCTACCGGAGTAGAGCGACCGAAAATGAGCACCGCGACCTGAATCCGGCTCTTCTCGTAGTTAACTTCTTCAACCGTGCCATTAAAATCAGCGAACGGACCATCGGTGACGCGAACAACTTCACCTGGCTCGAACAGCGTTTTAGGCTTCGGCTTGTCGCTACCATCAGCAACGCGACGCAGGATCGCATCGGCTTCTTTATCAGTAATCGGTGCTGGCTTATCAGCAGTGCCGCCAATGAAACCCATGACGCGAGGGGTATCCTTGACCAAGTGCCAAGTCCCTTCGTTCATGTCCATCTGGACCAACACATAGCCTGGGAAGAATTTACGCTCACTTTTGCGCTTCTGGCCGTTACGCATCTCAACCACTTCTTCAGTGGGAACCAGAATTTCGCCGAAGCCATCTTCCATGCCAGCCAGCTTCACACGCTCGATCAACGAGCGCATTACATGCTTTTCGTAACCCGAATAAGCATGCACTACGTACCAACGCTTAGCCACGGGACACCCTTAGCCAACAATCAAGGAAACAAGCCAGCCGAGCAGGGAATCAAGCCCCCACAACAGCAACGCCATAACCAGTACAACAGCCACTACAATCAAAGTGGTCTGCGTGGTTTCTTGGCGAGTAGGCCACACGACTTTACGAATCTCGGCGCGAGCTTCCTTTGCCAAAACAAAGAACGCCTTGCCCTTGACCGTCTGCAACCCTACAAAGGCAGCTGCAGCAGCGATCACCAGCAGTACAAGAACACGGTACAGGATCGGTTGAGCCGAGTAATACTGATTACCGACGACACCTACGACCACCAACACGACCACGAGCAGCCACTTAAGCATATCGAAGCGTGAGTCTTGGACTTCAGTCTTGGGAGTCATCTACGGAGATCCTGTGAAAAGAAAGCCAGACACAATTTAATGAATCTGGCAGGTCAGGAGGGAATCGAACCCCCAACCTACGGTTTTGGAGACCGTCGCTCTGCCAATTGAGCTACTGACCTAAAAGCAAAATCAGGCCGACCACTATGCCAGCCCAACAAGAATTTTTCAACAACCTCACAACTCTTTTTCTGATTGAGGCCTGATCGACAGCTAGACAGGGCGAACAACCCCAACCTTCACCACCGCCACACACCCATTTAACTCGCCACCTGAAAAGCCGCCAAACAAAAAGCACGTCATAAACGGGCAACAACATCAGAAACATCTTAAACCTTGACACTTACTTTCAGCCTTCGCAAGACAACAACAAACGAATCACTGATTAAAACAAAGGCAGATATTTTCATATCTGCCTTAATATGGAGCTCTTGAGCGGATTCGAACCGCTGACCTCACCCTTACCAAGGGTGTGCTCTACCAACTGAGCTACAAGAGCGAAACACTTTGCACAAACAGCAAATTTGGAGCGGGTGGCGGGAATCGAACCCGCATCATCAGCTTGGAAGGCTGAGGTTCTACCACTAAACTACACCCGCCTAACTTGCTGCTTAGGCTTAAATTTGGTGGAGGGGGAAGGATTCGAACCTTCGAAGTCGTAGACGTCAGATTTACAGTCTGATCCCTTTGGCCGCTCGGGAACCCCTCCTGAACGAGGCAGCATTTTCAACTCATGCTACCCTTCTGTCAACCTTTTTCTCATTAAAAACCTGAGGTTACAAACGCTGACTGTCGCTCGGCAGTTACTAGGAACTAACCCTACGCTGCTGAGCGGGCGCCATTCTATGCAAACTAATCGGCCGTTGCAATGCCTGAACACAACATAATTTTGTTTTTCAGCTGAGGGAAGTCATGAACAAGGCCCACCAGCAGCTCCTGATCAACCAGGCGCCGGCTGCCTGGAGCTATTTTCAGCCAATAGGTATTTTGACCACCCGATTGCAACGCCTGAAATTGAGACTGGATGTCCAGGCTGATCAGGCGCTGCTCAACGGTACGAGCCTCTTCCTGGCCAGGCAACCCACCCAAGTAAAGACATTTTTCTTCAGCATTACTTTGTAACGCCCCCATCTCGCGAGAAGCATCCGATTCACTCAGAAGATGGATATCCTGTCGCTCTGCCCTATATAGCGATAAAGGCAATACTTCCTTGGCTCGCAAAGGCGCTTCTTGTTGATGCCAGATATAGTAAAAAGCATTTAACATCAGCAATAGCAAAAACAACCAACGCATATAAACCTCAAGGCAAAGGGCAGGCCAGCGCAAGTCCGACAAAGATGAGATCCGGCATAAGCCACGCCCCTGGCAACGATTCACTAACCAGACCCGCATCCCCTCCAGTTACAAAAATCACGAAATCCTCCCCCCAATACTGGCGGGCCATCTCCAACTGGGTGGCAGCAAAACCCTTCAGCATAAGATGGCAACCGCGCTCCACCGCCTCAACTGTCGAACGTCCGGGGGAGTAGCTAGCCAGTGACCGCTTGGCATCCATATCATCGTAGCGAATGCGGCGCGTATGGTTCTTGAGCTGGCTGCGCATTAACGTCATGCCGGGGCAAATGAATCCACCGAGATGCAGTCCATCAGCCGTGACGAAATCGCTTGTCACGGCAGTGCCCAGATCGAGGACAAGACAGGCTTTTCCTGCGAGCTGGTAAGCCCCTACCAACGCCAGCCATCTATCCAGACCTAAAAGCTGATAGTCATCGTATCCGTTCTCGACACCCGCAAGTGCTAAAGCCGGCGCGGCGCACACAGCATCAATTGCAAACCTTGAAGCGAGCGCCAAAATTAGTTTATTCGTTTCTTCGCGGGTGCGAACACTCACCAGCCGACACTGAGTTAACGTCACAGCAGATAACTCAGAAAGCGTAGCGATGAGCGCGTCGTCAGAGTCCGCCACTCCACCTACTGCAGGTCCAGATGCAGGCCCAGAGTCACCATTGGCAATCACTCGCCATTTTATGAAGCTATTTCCACAATCCAGCTCAAGTATCATTACGCAACCTCAGGCTGAGCTCGCCACCACTGTAGCTTTTCTTATCGTCACCAACCCGCAACTGCAGGGCTCCCTGAGCATCAATCCCCAACACAATACCCTCTATTGCCTCAGAACCAGCGAGAAGAGTAACTGCGCGGCCTTGCCAGAGGTGGTTCTCTTCCCATTCCGCCATATACGCGCCAAACCCTTGCACCTGATGCACAGCCAGATATGCAGCGATGTTGGCACTTAGCCTGGCCACCAGTTCGTTTCGATTGGAAGGGACACCAGCCTCTATATGAACTGACGTCCATTCTTGATCGACTTCATCCGAGGCCCGCATGTTCACGTTGATCCCTACTCCGACGACTACGTGACATACGTCCGCAGGATCACCCAATAGCTCCAGCAAAACACCAGCGATTTTGCGCCGCCCCACCAGAACGTCATTGGGCCACTTGAGGCCGGCAGCCTTCACCCCGCTCTCGCGAAGAGTTTTCAGGACCGCCAATCCCACCAGCAGACTAAGACCTTCGAGCTGGCGCATCCCGCCCTCGATCCGGAGTGCGAGGCTGTAGTAAATGTTCTCGCCGAACGGACTCACCCATTTACGTCCTCGCCGCCCTCTTCCAGCGGTCTGGCGCTCAGCCAATACAACCAGGGGCAATGGAGACTTTGAAGCGATAAACCTCATGGCGGCTGCGTTCGTCGAGTCTACCGAATCAAATAGTTGAACAGGCCAGCCCAGAGAAGGCGTCGCAGCCTGGATCTCGGCGCCATCAAGCAGGGAGATCGGGCGTGCCAACTTGTAACCTCGGCCCCGCACTTTATGTACCTCAATACCTAGAGCGATCTCCAACTGCTGCAACTGCTTCCAAACGGCGCTTCGACTTACTCCGAGAGCCCCACCCAGATCCTGCCCGGAATGAAATTTTCCATCCTTAAGAAGCTTCAACAACGTCAGCATTTAGAAATCGCCTGTTAATGAGGCACGCATCATAGCCATGCCCGCTGGCAATGCATAGAAACTCGATAGAGTTTTAATCAGGGTTTACCGAAGATGTGCCGCGCAATAACCAATGGATTTTCCGAGCAGACAAACAAAACCCCTGAACGCGTAAGCGATCAGGGGTTCTGGAATTCAATCTTGACGATGACCTACTCTCACATGGGGAAACCCCACACTACCATCGGCGATGCATCGTTTCACTGCTGAGTTCGGGATGGGATCAGGTGGTTCCAATGCTCTATGGTCGTCAAGAAATTCGGGTACCGACGCGTCTTTCGACGTTTCGGCAAATCGGGTATGTGATAGTCAGGTGTCATTTGTGTGCGTCCGAACTTTCGGTTCGTGTCGTCTTCACAGTCACCGCAATCTGTCTCTTTCGAGTCGCAAATTGCTTGGGTGTTATATGGTCAAGCCTCACGGGCAATTAGTACAGGTTAGCTCAACGCCTCACAGCGCTTACACACCCTGCCTATCAACGTCGTAGTCTTCGACGGCCCTTCAGGGGACTCAAGGTCCCAGTGAGATCTCATCTTGAGGCTAGTTTCCCGCTTAGATGCTTTCAGCGGTTATCTATTCCGAACATAGCTACCCGGCAATGCCACTGGCGTGACAACCGGAACACCAGAGGTTCGTCCACTCCGGTCCTCTCGTACTAGGAGCAGCCCCTCTCAAATCTCAAACGTCCACGGCAGATAGGGACCGAACTGTCTCACGACGTTCTAAACCCAGCTCGCGTACCACTTTAAATGGCGAACAGCCATACCCTTGGGACCGGCTTCAGCCCCAGGATGTGATGAGCCGACATCGAGGTGCCAAACACCGCCGTCGATATGAACTCTTGGGCGGTATCAGCCTGTTATCCCCGGAGTACCTTTTATCCGTTGAGCGATGGCCCTTCCATACAGAACCACCGGATCACTAAGACCTACTTTCGTACCTGCTCGACGTGTCTGTCTCGCAGTCAAGCGCGCTTTTGCCTTTATACTCTACGACCGATTTCCGACCGGTCTGAGCGCACCTTCGTACTCCTCCGTTACTCTTTAGGAGGAGACCGCCCCAGTCAAACTACCCACCATACACTGTCCTCGATCCGGATAACGGACCTGAGTTAGAACCTCAAAGTTGCCAGGGTGGTATTTCAAGGTTGGCTCCACGCAGACTGGCGTCCACGCTTCAAAGCCTCCCACCTATCCTACACAAGCAAATTCAAAGTCCAGTGCAAAGCTATAGTAAAGGTTCACGGGGTCTTTCCGTCTAGCCGCGGATACACTGCATCTTCACAGCGATTTCAATTTCACTGAGTCTCGGGTGGAGACAGCGCCGCCATCGTTACGCCATTCGTGCAGGTCGGAACTTACCCGACAAGGAATTTCGCTACCTTAGGACCGTTATAGTTACGGCCGCCGTTTACCGGGGCTTCGATCAAGAGCTTCGCGTTAGCTAACCCCATCAATTAACCTTCCGGCACCGGGCAGGCGTCACACCCTATACGTCCACTTTCGTGTTTGCAGAGTGCTGTGTTTTTAATAAACAGTCGCAGCGGCCTGGTATCTTCGACCAGCAGGGGCTTACGCAGTAAATGCTTCACCTCCACCGGCGCACCTTCTCCCGAAGTTACGGTGCCATTTTGCCTAGTTCCTTCACCCGAGTTCTCTCAAGCGCCTTGGTATTCTCTACCCAACCACCTGTGTCGGTTTGGGGTACGGTTCCTGGTTACCTGAAGCTTAGAAGCTTTTCTTGGAAGCATGGCATCAACCACTTCGCGCACTAAAAGTGCACTCGTCATCAGCTC
This genomic window from Pseudomonas sp. G.S.17 contains:
- a CDS encoding pantothenate kinase — protein: MILELDCGNSFIKWRVIANGDSGPASGPAVGGVADSDDALIATLSELSAVTLTQCRLVSVRTREETNKLILALASRFAIDAVCAAPALALAGVENGYDDYQLLGLDRWLALVGAYQLAGKACLVLDLGTAVTSDFVTADGLHLGGFICPGMTLMRSQLKNHTRRIRYDDMDAKRSLASYSPGRSTVEAVERGCHLMLKGFAATQLEMARQYWGEDFVIFVTGGDAGLVSESLPGAWLMPDLIFVGLALACPLP
- the nusG gene encoding transcription termination/antitermination protein NusG; this translates as MAKRWYVVHAYSGYEKHVMRSLIERVKLAGMEDGFGEILVPTEEVVEMRNGQKRKSERKFFPGYVLVQMDMNEGTWHLVKDTPRVMGFIGGTADKPAPITDKEADAILRRVADGSDKPKPKTLFEPGEVVRVTDGPFADFNGTVEEVNYEKSRIQVAVLIFGRSTPVELEFSQVEKV
- the birA gene encoding bifunctional biotin--[acetyl-CoA-carboxylase] ligase/biotin operon repressor BirA; its protein translation is MLTLLKLLKDGKFHSGQDLGGALGVSRSAVWKQLQQLEIALGIEVHKVRGRGYKLARPISLLDGAEIQAATPSLGWPVQLFDSVDSTNAAAMRFIASKSPLPLVVLAERQTAGRGRRGRKWVSPFGENIYYSLALRIEGGMRQLEGLSLLVGLAVLKTLRESGVKAAGLKWPNDVLVGRRKIAGVLLELLGDPADVCHVVVGVGINVNMRASDEVDQEWTSVHIEAGVPSNRNELVARLSANIAAYLAVHQVQGFGAYMAEWEENHLWQGRAVTLLAGSEAIEGIVLGIDAQGALQLRVGDDKKSYSGGELSLRLRNDT
- the secE gene encoding preprotein translocase subunit SecE, translated to MTPKTEVQDSRFDMLKWLLVVVLVVVGVVGNQYYSAQPILYRVLVLLVIAAAAAFVGLQTVKGKAFFVLAKEARAEIRKVVWPTRQETTQTTLIVVAVVLVMALLLWGLDSLLGWLVSLIVG